From the genome of Geothrix sp. 21YS21S-4, one region includes:
- a CDS encoding YdcH family protein, translating to MDFLRPELQDRLMKEHFEFRKLMEEHRAADTRLGDLQRKPSLSAKESLEEVELKKTKLRAKERIYSIVQEASHRAEH from the coding sequence ATGGATTTTCTGCGCCCAGAACTTCAGGACCGCCTCATGAAGGAGCACTTCGAATTCCGCAAGCTGATGGAGGAACACCGGGCCGCCGACACGCGCCTCGGCGATCTCCAGAGAAAGCCCAGCCTGTCGGCCAAGGAGTCCCTCGAAGAGGTGGAACTGAAGAAGACCAAGCTGCGCGCCAAGGAACGCATCTACAGCATCGTGCAGGAAGCCTCCCACCGCGCCGAACACTAG
- a CDS encoding ABC transporter ATP-binding protein, producing the protein MSLTVDALLLERADGVRLLGPLSLQVAPGDRLGLVGESGSGKSLLTRAMFGVLPPGVRQAAGSLAAFGTPLDPPGPARDRIRGNRLGWVPQEPGRALNPLLTLGEHLGLLPRIHRGESSRTAATRLAPLLERLRLPSDPAFLARFPHQVSGGQRQRLVLAMALSCEPDMLVLDEPTTALDPAAEAAFLDVTLDLQRERNLGFLWITHDLDLARRACDRLLVLYGGEAMEAGPASRLLATPRHPYTARLVEAAQRQPSSESGFLPVPGERPGGCAFRPRCPSASECCLDPGPWQGTPSDGWRCPFPLELAAERT; encoded by the coding sequence ATGTCCCTCACCGTCGACGCACTGCTCCTGGAACGGGCGGACGGGGTGCGGCTGCTGGGACCCCTCAGCCTCCAGGTGGCCCCCGGCGACCGGCTGGGCCTGGTGGGGGAGAGCGGCTCGGGCAAAAGCCTCCTCACCCGGGCCATGTTCGGCGTCCTGCCGCCGGGCGTGAGGCAGGCGGCAGGGTCCCTCGCGGCCTTCGGGACACCTCTCGACCCGCCAGGTCCGGCCCGGGACCGGATCCGCGGGAACCGGCTGGGTTGGGTGCCCCAGGAACCCGGTCGGGCCCTGAATCCCCTCCTCACCCTCGGCGAGCATCTGGGCCTCCTGCCGCGCATCCATCGGGGAGAGTCCTCCCGCACGGCGGCGACACGGCTCGCGCCCCTTCTGGAGCGCCTCCGGCTCCCCTCCGATCCGGCCTTCCTGGCCCGCTTCCCCCATCAGGTGAGCGGCGGGCAGCGCCAGCGGTTGGTGCTGGCCATGGCCCTCTCCTGCGAGCCCGACATGCTGGTGCTGGACGAGCCCACCACCGCCCTCGACCCGGCAGCGGAAGCGGCCTTCCTGGATGTGACCTTGGACCTCCAGCGGGAACGGAACCTCGGCTTCCTGTGGATCACCCACGACCTCGATCTGGCCCGCCGCGCCTGTGACCGGCTCCTGGTCCTCTACGGCGGCGAGGCCATGGAGGCCGGCCCCGCTTCCCGCCTGCTCGCCACCCCCCGACACCCCTACACCGCCCGCCTGGTGGAGGCGGCGCAGCGCCAGCCGTCCTCCGAATCCGGGTTCCTGCCGGTTCCCGGCGAACGCCCCGGGGGCTGCGCCTTCCGGCCCCGCTGCCCTTCCGCCTCGGAATGCTGCCTGGACCCCGGGCCCTGGCAGGGAACGCCTTCCGACGGCTGGCGCTGCCCGTTTCCCCTGGAACTCGCCGCTGAGCGGACGTGA
- the rpe gene encoding ribulose-phosphate 3-epimerase produces the protein MDLRPPAPLLAPSLLSADFARLGEELRTIEAAGAQVVHVDVMDGRFVPNITIGLPVVESLRKATALPLDCHLMIVEPLRYAADFVKAGANWVSVHQEADPHLHRTLAAIRQAGGKAGVVLNPGTPVETLVDLVGDFDFVLLMSVNPGFGGQSFIPRVLDKVRRLDALRSERGVPFFIQVDGGVGSKNAADLIRAGADCLVAGNAVFKAEDPKAAVASLLSEMRSGRTA, from the coding sequence ATGGACCTCCGCCCTCCCGCCCCCCTCCTGGCGCCCTCCCTCCTGTCCGCCGACTTCGCGCGGCTGGGCGAGGAACTGCGGACCATCGAGGCCGCGGGCGCGCAGGTGGTGCACGTGGACGTGATGGACGGCCGCTTCGTGCCGAACATCACCATCGGCCTGCCCGTGGTGGAGAGCCTGCGGAAGGCCACCGCCCTGCCCCTCGACTGCCACCTGATGATCGTGGAGCCCCTTCGCTACGCCGCGGACTTCGTGAAGGCCGGCGCCAACTGGGTGAGCGTCCATCAGGAGGCCGATCCCCACCTCCACCGCACCCTCGCCGCCATCCGCCAGGCGGGCGGGAAGGCCGGGGTGGTTCTGAATCCCGGGACGCCCGTGGAGACGCTGGTGGACCTGGTGGGCGACTTCGATTTCGTCCTGCTGATGAGCGTCAATCCTGGCTTCGGCGGCCAGAGCTTCATCCCCCGTGTCCTGGACAAGGTGCGGCGGCTGGACGCCCTCCGCAGCGAGCGGGGCGTCCCCTTTTTCATCCAAGTGGACGGCGGCGTCGGATCCAAGAACGCCGCCGACCTCATCCGCGCGGGGGCCGACTGTCTCGTGGCCGGGAACGCCGTGTTCAAGGCCGAGGATCCGAAGGCGGCCGTGGCGTCCCTGCTCAGCGAGATGCGGTCGGGCCGCACAGCCTGA
- a CDS encoding GIY-YIG nuclease family protein gives MTGTPDGAAAWTVYLLRCGDGTLYCGIALDVAARLALHREGKGAKYTRGRGPLELAYWETCGSKAEALRRERALKRLPREAKLRLCGPTASR, from the coding sequence ATGACGGGAACGCCTGATGGCGCGGCGGCCTGGACCGTGTACCTCCTCCGCTGCGGCGACGGGACGCTCTACTGCGGGATTGCCCTGGATGTGGCGGCGCGGCTGGCCCTCCACCGCGAAGGGAAGGGCGCCAAGTACACGCGGGGCCGAGGGCCGCTGGAACTGGCGTACTGGGAGACCTGCGGCTCGAAGGCGGAAGCCCTCCGGCGGGAGCGGGCGCTCAAGCGCCTGCCGCGGGAGGCCAAGCTCAGGCTGTGCGGCCCGACCGCATCTCGCTGA
- the hutI gene encoding imidazolonepropionase — MSDRRVLVNLRGLLTPDPARTWAVDRIPDAVLALEGDRVAWMGPAADLPVAWADAPQVDGGGAWVTPGFVDPHTHLLFGGNRSGEFNRRLQGATYQEIAAEGGGIRETVRATRGATVEELVAVGETRLRAFRERGVVHLECKTGYGLELESESRLTAAYAELQRRGWSLDVTLLPAHDLAPEFRGDAEANARAVAEDWLPELVRRHPGVGRFCDVFVETGVYTADQGRRVLEAGKRLGLIPRVHADELSWTGGAELAAELGAASADHLMFCSDAGMKAMAAADVTPVLLPGTTLFLGMRDWAPARKMIEAGCRVALATDFNPGSCPCLDPLTILRLGCLQLRMTFEEAFTALTLHPARSLRRDDLGHLHPGARAEVLLWDVEDMLELVYWVGEAYRPRFLS, encoded by the coding sequence ATGTCGGACCGCCGCGTGCTCGTGAACCTCCGGGGCCTGCTGACCCCCGATCCTGCCCGGACGTGGGCGGTGGACCGCATTCCGGACGCCGTCCTGGCCCTGGAAGGGGACCGCGTGGCCTGGATGGGTCCGGCGGCGGACCTGCCCGTCGCCTGGGCGGACGCTCCACAGGTGGACGGCGGCGGGGCGTGGGTGACGCCGGGCTTCGTGGATCCGCACACGCACCTGCTATTCGGCGGCAACCGCTCCGGAGAGTTCAACCGGCGCCTCCAGGGGGCCACCTACCAGGAGATCGCCGCGGAAGGTGGCGGGATCCGGGAGACCGTCCGCGCCACCCGCGGCGCCACGGTCGAAGAGCTGGTGGCTGTGGGCGAAACGCGGCTGCGGGCCTTCCGCGAGCGAGGCGTCGTCCACCTCGAATGCAAGACCGGCTACGGGCTGGAGCTGGAGTCGGAGTCCCGCCTCACCGCCGCCTACGCGGAACTGCAGCGGCGCGGCTGGAGCCTCGACGTGACCCTCCTGCCCGCCCACGATCTGGCGCCGGAGTTCAGAGGCGATGCCGAAGCCAACGCCCGCGCCGTGGCCGAGGACTGGCTGCCTGAACTGGTGCGCCGCCACCCCGGCGTGGGGCGGTTCTGCGACGTGTTCGTGGAGACCGGCGTCTACACGGCGGACCAAGGCCGGCGGGTCCTTGAGGCCGGGAAGCGCCTGGGCCTGATCCCCCGGGTCCACGCGGACGAGCTGTCCTGGACGGGCGGCGCGGAGTTGGCGGCGGAGCTGGGCGCCGCCAGCGCGGATCACCTCATGTTCTGCAGCGACGCGGGCATGAAGGCCATGGCCGCCGCGGACGTCACGCCCGTCCTGCTGCCGGGAACCACGCTGTTCCTGGGGATGCGCGACTGGGCGCCCGCCCGGAAGATGATCGAAGCCGGGTGCCGCGTGGCCCTGGCGACGGACTTCAACCCCGGCTCCTGCCCGTGTCTCGACCCGCTCACCATCCTCCGGCTGGGCTGCCTTCAGCTCCGGATGACCTTCGAGGAAGCCTTCACGGCCCTCACCCTCCATCCCGCCCGAAGCCTGCGCCGCGATGACCTGGGGCACCTGCACCCCGGCGCCCGCGCGGAGGTGCTGCTGTGGGACGTGGAGGACATGCTGGAACTGGTCTACTGGGTGGGCGAGGCCTATCGGCCGAGGTTCCTGTCCTGA